Within the Ochrobactrum vermis genome, the region TCTCTCACGAGAACGCCTCCCGAAAAATCGTATCTTACTTCACTACGTAAGGCAGCAGGCCGAGGAAACGGGCGCGCTTGATCGCCTTGGCGAGTTCGCGCTGCTTCTTCTGGCTGACAGCCGTAATACGGGAAGGAACGATCTTGCCGCGTTCGGAAATGTAACGCTGCAGAAGCTTGATGTCCTTGTAGTCGATCTTCGGTGCGTTCGCGCCGGAGAACGGGCACGTCTTGCGACGGCGATGGAAAGGACGACGGGTCGGGATCTGATTGATATCAACCATGATTATGCTCCTTCACCAGCTTCGTTGTCGCGCGGGCGACGTGGGCCGCGATCACCACGGTCACCGCGATCACCACGGTCGAAACCGCCTTCACGACGGCGCGGACGATCGTCACCATCGCGATCGCGACGGTCGTCACGGCGGGTGAGCATAGCCGACTGGCCTTCTTCGTGTTCTTCAACGCGAACGGTGAGGAAGCGAAGAACATCTTCGTTGATGCGCATCTGGCGTTCCATTTCGGCAACGGCGGCAGCCGGAGCGTCAATGTTTACGAGCGTGTAATACGCCTTGCGATTCTTCTTGATGCGGTAGGTGAGGGGACGCAGACCCCAGTTTTCGACCTTACCGACCTTGCCGCCATTAGCTTCGAGGACACCCTTGTACTGTTCGACGAGAGCGTCGACCTGCTGCTGGGAAATGTCCTGGCGGGCAAGAAGCACATGTTCATAAAGAGCCATTGGCTTTGCCTTTCTTCGTTTTATCATGCCGACATCAACGGCTAAGCCTCTGCGACTTCTCTTTTGCCGGAAAACCGGTGAAGAAAGGACGCGTACTTGAGACGGTCGAGAGCGGAGACACGGGAGGCAGAAGCACTTGTGACTTCCAACGTATTTCCAACTAAATAAATAGTCATGGATACGGCCCTCCGTTCAGCCCCCAGCTGATGCCGAGCAATGAACGGGCGGCTATTACGTGTTTTTCCCCTTGTTTGCAAGCGCGATATCCCCAAGAAACCGACAAATGCTTGACTTTTC harbors:
- the rpsR gene encoding 30S ribosomal protein S18 — protein: MVDINQIPTRRPFHRRRKTCPFSGANAPKIDYKDIKLLQRYISERGKIVPSRITAVSQKKQRELAKAIKRARFLGLLPYVVK
- the rpsF gene encoding 30S ribosomal protein S6, giving the protein MALYEHVLLARQDISQQQVDALVEQYKGVLEANGGKVGKVENWGLRPLTYRIKKNRKAYYTLVNIDAPAAAVAEMERQMRINEDVLRFLTVRVEEHEEGQSAMLTRRDDRRDRDGDDRPRRREGGFDRGDRGDRGDRGPRRPRDNEAGEGA